The following proteins are co-located in the Gloeocapsa sp. PCC 7428 genome:
- a CDS encoding HepT-like ribonuclease domain-containing protein yields the protein MSEAFRRTHSEINWRKIVSLRNMLIHRYDEVQQDILWNDRHLRTHDVANSARTFITSAM from the coding sequence ATATCTGAAGCTTTTCGACGTACACATTCAGAGATTAATTGGCGCAAAATTGTCAGCTTACGGAATATGCTTATTCATCGCTACGATGAAGTTCAACAAGATATTCTCTGGAATGATCGTCACCTCAGAACTCATGACGTTGCTAACTCAGCTAGAACCTTTATTACCTCCGCTATGTGA
- a CDS encoding DUF433 domain-containing protein produces the protein MQLEDFFDFLAPDDIRIKNHRIGIETVLYEYLFHARTPEEIQKTYPTLTLEEVYATVLYYLHNKETVERYIEDWLEWGHQQRKAQASHLHPIAERLRKLKAEKQAKMIANGTKVFDG, from the coding sequence ATGCAACTGGAAGATTTCTTTGATTTTCTAGCTCCTGATGATATTCGGATCAAGAATCATCGTATTGGCATTGAAACTGTATTGTACGAGTACCTCTTTCATGCTCGTACACCTGAAGAAATTCAAAAGACTTATCCAACTTTGACACTAGAAGAAGTGTACGCTACTGTTTTGTACTACTTGCACAATAAAGAAACTGTAGAGAGATACATTGAAGACTGGCTAGAGTGGGGACATCAGCAACGCAAAGCCCAAGCATCTCATCTCCATCCGATTGCTGAAAGACTTCGGAAATTGAAGGCGGAAAAACAGGCAAAGATGATAGCAAATGGTACTAAAGTATTTGATGGATGA
- a CDS encoding DUF2867 domain-containing protein, producing MRIVVQEINIPNTSLAICSLPRIDFADAFRCELPENQLQNIDSVTRAIFLTIPQWITALLELRNIIVRPFGLKTSIDVEPSNVQDELKPGTAVGVFEVLNRRLDEIMLGEDDQHLNYRVSVQLEREEEKCYVIISTVVTFNNWLGRAYFVPVKPVHKIIVPAMIRKGVENLASSIVDLRS from the coding sequence ATGAGAATCGTTGTCCAAGAAATTAATATTCCGAATACAAGCCTTGCAATATGCTCTTTACCGCGTATTGATTTTGCAGATGCGTTTAGATGCGAACTTCCAGAAAATCAGCTTCAGAATATAGATTCAGTCACACGCGCAATCTTTTTAACGATACCGCAGTGGATTACAGCCCTATTGGAGCTACGCAACATCATAGTTCGTCCATTTGGTTTGAAGACATCAATCGATGTAGAACCCTCTAATGTGCAAGACGAACTGAAACCAGGAACAGCAGTTGGTGTATTTGAAGTACTTAACCGTAGGTTAGACGAGATTATGCTCGGTGAGGACGATCAGCATCTCAATTATCGAGTTTCAGTCCAATTAGAGCGTGAGGAGGAAAAATGCTATGTGATTATTTCAACTGTAGTCACATTCAACAACTGGTTAGGTCGAGCCTATTTTGTTCCAGTCAAACCAGTGCATAAGATAATTGTTCCAGCCATGATTAGAAAGGGTGTGGAGAATTTAGCAAGCAGCATCGTCGATCTGAGATCTTAA
- a CDS encoding NAD(P)H-quinone oxidoreductase subunit F: MMEFLIQSVWVVPCYALIGGLLAVPWSPGILRRTGPRPAGYVNFIMTFLAFLHSLLSLPATWHQPPQQIFIPWLNTAGLDLTIAIEVSSVSVAALVVITGINLLAQVYGFGYMEMDWGWARFYSLLGLFEAGLCALVLCNSLFFSYVILEILTLGTYLLVGLWFSQPLVVTGARDAFLTKRVGDLFLLMGVLALLPLAGTWNFTELAEWAATANVDPTVITLIGLALIAGPMGKCAQFPLHLWLDEAMEGPVPSTILRNSVVVASGAWVLIKLQPVLALSPIVMSALVGIGAVTAVGGSLIAIAQIDIKRCLSYSVSAYMGLVFIAVGTQQSEAALLLVLTHAVAAALLVMSTGAIVWNSITQDVTQLGGLWSRRPVSGIAFIVGTLGLIGFPPLGSFWALLKLASALWETQPWLVGLIIVVNALTAFSLTREFGLVFGGKPKQMSERSPEVHWPMILPMTILLGFTLHLPLVLQSLSLLPNWEMLNKDVALLLIWSSIFGCSLGGVVYLGNLVSKPVRLPWKGLQDLIAYDFYTPNLYRLSIVFSVDIISKVTDIVDRFVVDGIVNLVGLISIFGGEGLKYSTSGQTQFYAFTVLLGVGLFGVLVSWQFWGDQFLDLMYSYISVILNS; this comes from the coding sequence CTGATGGAATTTCTCATCCAGAGTGTCTGGGTTGTACCGTGCTATGCGTTAATTGGTGGCCTTTTAGCTGTACCTTGGTCGCCAGGAATCTTACGACGTACAGGACCAAGACCCGCAGGATATGTCAATTTTATAATGACATTTCTGGCATTTTTACATAGCTTACTGAGCTTGCCAGCAACTTGGCATCAACCACCCCAACAAATATTTATTCCTTGGTTGAATACGGCGGGTTTAGACCTGACTATTGCCATCGAAGTATCTTCGGTGAGTGTTGCCGCACTCGTTGTGATTACGGGAATAAATTTGCTAGCGCAAGTTTACGGCTTCGGTTACATGGAAATGGACTGGGGTTGGGCAAGGTTTTATTCGCTACTCGGTTTGTTTGAAGCTGGATTGTGCGCGCTGGTGTTGTGCAACTCGCTGTTTTTCAGCTATGTGATTCTGGAAATCCTCACGTTGGGAACTTATTTATTAGTAGGGTTGTGGTTCAGTCAACCGTTGGTTGTTACGGGTGCAAGAGATGCCTTTCTAACAAAGCGCGTTGGTGACTTATTTCTATTGATGGGAGTATTGGCGTTATTACCACTAGCAGGAACTTGGAACTTTACTGAACTTGCAGAGTGGGCGGCGACTGCAAACGTCGATCCGACAGTGATAACACTTATTGGTTTAGCATTAATTGCAGGACCAATGGGTAAATGCGCGCAGTTTCCGTTGCATCTATGGTTAGATGAGGCAATGGAAGGACCGGTTCCTAGTACAATTTTGCGGAATTCAGTTGTTGTCGCGAGTGGTGCTTGGGTATTAATTAAATTGCAACCTGTGTTGGCCTTATCGCCAATTGTTATGTCTGCGTTGGTGGGCATTGGTGCCGTGACTGCGGTGGGTGGTTCTTTGATTGCGATCGCCCAAATAGATATCAAACGCTGCTTATCGTATTCGGTGAGTGCATACATGGGTTTGGTGTTTATCGCTGTTGGTACGCAACAAAGTGAAGCGGCGTTGTTATTGGTACTCACTCATGCTGTCGCTGCTGCGCTTTTGGTGATGAGTACAGGTGCAATTGTTTGGAATAGTATTACGCAAGATGTGACGCAACTTGGTGGATTGTGGTCGCGTCGTCCGGTATCTGGTATTGCGTTTATTGTTGGTACGTTGGGGTTAATTGGCTTTCCGCCATTAGGTAGTTTTTGGGCATTACTCAAACTTGCGTCAGCGTTGTGGGAAACGCAACCTTGGTTAGTGGGATTAATCATCGTCGTCAATGCTTTGACTGCGTTTAGCTTGACAAGAGAATTTGGTTTAGTGTTTGGTGGTAAGCCGAAGCAAATGAGCGAGCGATCGCCTGAAGTTCATTGGCCTATGATTCTACCAATGACGATTCTACTTGGCTTTACGTTGCATCTTCCTTTAGTGTTGCAAAGTTTATCACTTTTACCGAATTGGGAAATGCTCAATAAAGATGTGGCTTTACTATTAATTTGGTCGAGTATCTTTGGTTGTAGTCTTGGTGGTGTTGTTTATTTAGGTAATCTGGTCTCAAAACCCGTGCGTCTACCTTGGAAGGGTTTACAAGACCTGATTGCATACGACTTTTACACACCGAATCTGTACCGTCTGAGCATTGTTTTTAGTGTAGATATCATCTCTAAAGTTACCGATATTGTTGACCGCTTTGTTGTTGATGGCATCGTTAACTTAGTTGGTTTGATTTCAATCTTTGGCGGAGAAGGATTAAAGTATAGCACTTCTGGACAAACACAGTTTTACGCTTTCACGGTGTTACTAGGTGTAGGTTTGTTTGGAGTTTTAGTGAGTTGGCAGTTTTGGGGAGATCAGTTTTTGGATTTGATGTATTCCTACATTTCTGTCATTCTCAATTCCTAA